Proteins co-encoded in one Opitutus terrae PB90-1 genomic window:
- the mgrA gene encoding L-glyceraldehyde 3-phosphate reductase has translation MPYVAAPTRYDNSAFYRRCGRSGLKLPALSLGLWHNFGGVDTHANSRAMLLRAFDLGITHFDLANNYGPPPGTAEQTFGRVLREDLAPYRDELIISTKAGYDMWPGPYGEWGSRKYLLASLDQSLRRMGLDYVDIFYSHRPDPNTPFEETMGALDRAVRSGKALYAGLSNYSAEQTAQAAKILRELGTPCLIHQPKYHMFDRWIEHGLGDVLAREGIGGIAFCPLAQGLLTNRYLAGIPADSRAGHDPRFLKPEHITEQKLAKIRKLDALAKQRGQSLAQLSLLWVLHNPAITTALIGASKVSQIEENVAALKNPTLSADELAAIEKILAS, from the coding sequence ATGCCCTACGTTGCCGCGCCGACCCGCTACGACAATTCCGCGTTCTACCGCCGCTGCGGCCGCAGCGGGCTGAAGCTGCCGGCGCTCTCGCTCGGGCTTTGGCACAATTTCGGCGGAGTCGACACCCACGCGAACAGCCGCGCCATGCTCCTGCGCGCGTTCGATCTCGGCATCACCCATTTCGATCTGGCCAACAACTATGGTCCGCCGCCCGGCACGGCCGAACAGACCTTCGGTCGCGTGCTGCGCGAGGATCTCGCCCCCTATCGCGACGAACTGATCATCTCCACCAAGGCCGGCTACGACATGTGGCCCGGGCCCTACGGCGAATGGGGTTCGCGCAAATACCTGCTCGCCTCGCTCGATCAAAGCCTGCGGCGGATGGGGCTCGACTACGTCGACATCTTTTACTCGCACCGGCCCGACCCGAACACGCCGTTCGAGGAAACCATGGGCGCGCTGGACCGCGCCGTCCGCTCGGGCAAGGCGCTCTACGCGGGCCTTTCAAACTACTCCGCCGAACAGACCGCGCAGGCGGCGAAGATCCTGCGCGAGCTCGGCACACCCTGCCTGATCCACCAGCCGAAGTATCACATGTTCGACCGCTGGATCGAGCACGGCCTCGGCGACGTCCTCGCGCGCGAGGGCATTGGCGGGATCGCCTTCTGCCCGCTTGCGCAGGGTCTGCTCACGAACCGCTACCTCGCCGGCATCCCGGCCGATTCGCGCGCCGGTCACGATCCGCGTTTTCTCAAGCCGGAGCATATTACCGAGCAAAAACTCGCGAAGATCCGAAAGCTCGACGCGCTCGCGAAACAGCGCGGTCAGTCGCTCGCACAGCTGTCGCTCCTCTGGGTGCTGCACAACCCCGCGATCACGACGGCGCTGATCGGCGCGAGCAAGGTGAGCCAGATCGAGGAAAACGTCGCCGCGCTCAAGAACCCGACGCTCTCCGCCGACGAACTCGCCGCGATCGAGAAGATCCTGGCGAGCTGA
- a CDS encoding MFS transporter, producing MASDATALPLDPPTPVSALERTTLPIILALGISHLLNDVIQSLLPAIYPMLKVNYDLSFTQIGLITFTFQGTASLLQPVVGLYTDRRPKPYSLAIGMGISLVGLILLSRADHYGTILFSAALVGMGSSIFHPEASRIAHMAAGQRHGLAQSLFQVGGNVGTSLGPLAAALIIVPRGQPALLWFTILAAVGMAVLTRVGVWYQRHLASHLARVRSHQRAAAGRFSRSRIIASLGVLIALIFSKYFYLVSFTNYYTFYLIERFHVSVQGAQFYLFIFLFAAAAGTILGGPLGDRFGRKYVIWFSILGVAPFSLVLPHVGLVATVGLAAVVGAILASAFSAILVYAQELIPGKIGLIAGLFFGLAFGMSAIASAALGHLADHAGIEHVFFLCGFLPLIGLLTVFLPDVRKRPRSAIRG from the coding sequence ATGGCTTCCGACGCCACCGCGCTCCCGCTGGATCCGCCAACTCCCGTCTCGGCGCTGGAACGCACCACCCTGCCCATCATTCTCGCGCTCGGTATTTCGCACCTGCTGAACGATGTGATTCAGTCGTTGTTGCCGGCGATCTATCCGATGCTGAAGGTGAACTACGACCTTAGCTTCACCCAGATCGGGCTCATCACCTTCACCTTTCAGGGCACCGCCTCGCTGCTCCAGCCCGTTGTCGGCCTATATACGGACCGCCGCCCAAAGCCCTACTCGCTCGCCATCGGCATGGGCATCTCGCTCGTCGGCCTGATCCTGCTCTCCCGCGCCGACCATTACGGCACGATTCTCTTCTCCGCCGCCCTCGTCGGCATGGGCTCCTCGATCTTCCATCCCGAGGCCTCCCGCATCGCACACATGGCCGCGGGCCAGCGACACGGTCTCGCGCAATCGCTCTTCCAAGTCGGCGGCAACGTCGGCACGTCGCTGGGCCCGCTGGCCGCCGCGCTGATTATCGTGCCGCGCGGCCAGCCGGCCTTGCTCTGGTTCACCATCCTGGCCGCCGTCGGCATGGCCGTGCTGACGCGCGTCGGCGTCTGGTATCAACGCCACCTTGCCTCTCATCTTGCGCGGGTCCGCAGCCACCAGCGCGCCGCTGCCGGCCGGTTCTCCCGCAGTCGGATCATCGCCTCGCTCGGGGTCCTGATCGCACTGATTTTTTCCAAATACTTCTATCTGGTCAGCTTCACTAACTACTACACGTTCTACCTCATCGAGCGGTTCCACGTCTCGGTGCAAGGTGCGCAGTTTTATCTGTTCATCTTTCTGTTCGCCGCGGCCGCAGGCACCATTCTCGGCGGGCCGCTCGGCGACCGGTTCGGACGCAAATACGTCATCTGGTTTTCGATCCTGGGTGTCGCACCCTTCTCGCTTGTGTTGCCGCACGTGGGTCTGGTGGCCACGGTGGGACTCGCCGCCGTCGTCGGCGCGATCCTCGCGTCCGCCTTCTCCGCCATTCTCGTCTACGCGCAAGAGCTGATCCCCGGCAAAATCGGGTTGATCGCCGGGCTCTTCTTCGGGCTGGCGTTCGGGATGAGCGCGATCGCCTCGGCCGCACTCGGCCATCTCGCCGATCACGCCGGCATCGAGCACGTGTTTTTCCTGTGCGGGTTCTTGCCGCTGATCGGATTGCTCACGGTGTTTCTGCCGGACGTTCGCAAACGGCCCCGCTCCGCCATTCGCGGGTGA
- the alaS gene encoding alanine--tRNA ligase, translating into MTSAEIRQSFLDFFARQGHTIVPSSSLLPDSPGLLFTNAGMNQFVPIFLGDRAPDVSKWAGARPAKDTRAADTQKCIRAGGKHNDLEDVGFDTYHHTMFEMLGNWSFGDYFKKESITWGWELITKVWGIPAKRLFATVYSPDKSKNDPSDFDQEAYDIWAGVFKKEGLDPAVHIVHGNKKDNFWMMGDTGPCGPCSEIHFNLLPSDDEVEGRKLVNAGVPRCIEIWNHVFIQFNANADGTFSPLAAKHVDTGMGFERVAGIYATTKGFKDFSRDPSNYNADVFAPLFAKIEELSKKTYNGTVPTRREGLGEQENIDIAFRVLADHARCVSCAIADNILPGNEGRNYVIRRILRRGILYGKKLNLATGFFEQLVAPVVESLGAVFPELKERQDIIRRVIRSEEESFGRTLEKGLQLFNEGAKLLLDAHPIKGQADVPGVGTITNIGGVTRFLGGKFVFRLYDTYGFPVDMTQLLATERGLAVNMVEFASEMQQQQDRSRAAQKKEVIVAATEGDNTEAAQPTKFIGYDRLTADAQVLDVVKTDKDLFLVFDQTPFYAEMGGQTGDHGVVKIDGQTFAILATVKDKAGRFLHKLAPACAADVARLNPVGKKAALGVSPLARRAISRHHSAEHLVHWALRKTLGTHVRQAGTSKTKERMRFDFTHFEALTPEQIAEVERLVNSKILSNDKVEAYETEFDKKPEGTLAFFGEKYGKIVRVVDIGGYSRELCGGTHVSTTSEIGLFKIVAEMAIAAGTRRLEAVAGQAAYDFVEEHETALKAVTHKLNAGPQDVAQKLDSLLAHQKELEKKLKAYEQKAAAGLADELAAKATARDGLKFVTATVSIDNQDALRSLGSQVLHKLGEGVVTLGAALGDRASLVVYCSPAAIKAGHQAGKIVGELSTKIGGKGGGKPDFAMGGGKDPSKLADVLKQSAPGVICSW; encoded by the coding sequence ATGACTTCCGCCGAGATCCGCCAGAGTTTTCTAGATTTCTTTGCCCGCCAAGGACACACGATTGTGCCTTCGTCGTCGCTCCTGCCGGACTCGCCCGGACTGCTGTTTACGAACGCGGGGATGAACCAGTTCGTGCCCATCTTCCTCGGTGATCGCGCGCCGGACGTCTCGAAATGGGCTGGCGCCCGCCCTGCGAAGGACACCCGCGCGGCCGACACGCAGAAATGCATCCGCGCCGGCGGCAAGCACAACGACCTCGAGGACGTTGGCTTCGATACCTATCACCACACGATGTTCGAGATGCTGGGCAACTGGTCGTTCGGTGACTACTTCAAGAAGGAGTCGATCACCTGGGGCTGGGAGCTGATCACGAAGGTCTGGGGCATTCCGGCGAAACGGCTTTTCGCGACCGTCTACTCACCCGACAAATCCAAGAACGATCCCTCCGACTTCGACCAGGAAGCTTACGACATCTGGGCCGGGGTTTTCAAAAAGGAAGGCCTCGATCCCGCCGTCCACATCGTCCACGGCAACAAGAAGGACAATTTCTGGATGATGGGCGATACCGGCCCCTGCGGCCCGTGTTCGGAAATCCATTTCAACCTGCTGCCGTCCGACGATGAAGTGGAAGGCCGAAAGCTCGTGAACGCCGGTGTCCCTCGCTGCATCGAGATCTGGAACCATGTCTTCATCCAGTTCAACGCGAACGCCGACGGCACGTTCTCGCCGCTCGCCGCGAAGCACGTCGATACCGGCATGGGCTTCGAGCGCGTCGCCGGAATCTACGCGACGACGAAGGGCTTCAAAGACTTCTCGCGCGATCCGTCGAACTACAACGCGGACGTGTTCGCGCCGTTGTTCGCCAAGATCGAGGAACTCTCGAAGAAGACCTACAACGGCACCGTGCCGACGCGCCGCGAAGGGCTCGGCGAACAGGAGAACATCGACATCGCGTTTCGCGTGCTTGCGGACCACGCGCGCTGCGTCTCGTGCGCGATCGCCGACAACATTCTTCCCGGCAACGAAGGCCGGAACTACGTCATCCGCCGGATCCTTCGGCGCGGCATTCTCTACGGCAAGAAGCTGAATCTCGCGACCGGTTTCTTCGAACAGCTCGTCGCGCCGGTGGTTGAGTCGTTGGGCGCGGTGTTCCCCGAACTGAAGGAGCGCCAGGACATCATCCGCCGCGTGATCCGCAGCGAGGAGGAGTCGTTCGGCCGGACGCTGGAAAAAGGTCTCCAGCTGTTCAATGAAGGCGCAAAACTTCTCCTAGATGCACATCCAATCAAAGGCCAAGCCGACGTCCCGGGTGTTGGCACCATTACCAACATAGGAGGTGTAACACGTTTTTTGGGCGGGAAGTTTGTATTTCGCTTGTACGATACCTACGGTTTTCCTGTGGACATGACCCAGCTTCTCGCGACCGAGCGAGGACTGGCAGTAAACATGGTGGAGTTCGCGAGCGAAATGCAGCAACAGCAAGATCGCTCCCGCGCCGCGCAGAAGAAGGAAGTGATCGTCGCCGCCACCGAGGGCGACAATACTGAGGCTGCGCAGCCGACGAAGTTCATCGGCTACGACCGGCTCACCGCGGACGCGCAGGTGCTCGACGTCGTCAAAACCGACAAGGACCTGTTCCTGGTCTTCGATCAAACTCCGTTCTACGCGGAGATGGGCGGCCAGACCGGCGACCACGGCGTGGTGAAGATCGACGGACAGACCTTCGCGATTCTGGCGACGGTGAAGGACAAGGCCGGCCGGTTCCTGCACAAACTCGCGCCCGCGTGCGCGGCCGATGTCGCGCGACTGAATCCCGTCGGCAAGAAGGCCGCGCTCGGCGTTTCGCCGCTCGCGCGCCGCGCGATTTCACGCCACCACTCCGCCGAGCACCTCGTGCACTGGGCGCTGCGCAAGACGCTCGGCACGCACGTCCGGCAGGCCGGCACGTCGAAGACGAAGGAGCGGATGCGCTTCGATTTCACCCATTTCGAGGCGCTCACCCCCGAGCAGATCGCGGAAGTCGAGCGGCTCGTGAACTCGAAGATCCTCTCGAACGACAAGGTCGAGGCCTACGAGACCGAGTTCGACAAGAAGCCCGAGGGCACGCTCGCGTTCTTCGGCGAGAAATACGGCAAGATCGTTCGCGTCGTCGACATCGGCGGCTACAGCCGCGAGCTCTGCGGCGGCACGCACGTGTCCACCACGAGCGAAATCGGGCTGTTCAAGATCGTCGCCGAGATGGCGATCGCCGCGGGCACGCGGCGCCTCGAAGCCGTCGCCGGCCAGGCCGCCTACGATTTCGTCGAGGAACACGAGACCGCGCTCAAGGCGGTCACGCACAAGCTCAACGCCGGTCCGCAGGACGTCGCGCAAAAACTCGACTCGCTACTCGCGCACCAGAAGGAGCTCGAGAAAAAGCTGAAAGCCTACGAACAGAAAGCCGCCGCCGGACTCGCGGACGAACTCGCCGCGAAAGCGACTGCGCGCGACGGACTCAAGTTCGTCACTGCGACGGTCAGCATCGACAATCAGGATGCGCTCCGCTCGCTCGGTTCTCAGGTGCTGCACAAGCTCGGCGAAGGCGTGGTCACGCTCGGCGCCGCGCTCGGCGATCGCGCGAGCCTCGTCGTTTACTGCTCGCCCGCCGCCATCAAAGCGGGGCATCAGGCCGGCAAGATCGTCGGCGAACTTTCCACCAAGATCGGCGGCAAAGGCGGGGGCAAGCCGGACTTCGCCATGGGCGGCGGCAAGGATCCGTCCAAGCTCGCCGACGTGCTGAAGCAATCCGCGCCTGGCGTGATTTGTTCCTGGTGA
- a CDS encoding tetratricopeptide repeat protein yields MKFLVLISLALALALTGGCKPKPKEIPALQRKEAANLASEAQFAVALRDYARAEPLFEKAAKLCPDQGDYWVNLGVARKRQGNTAGAKQAYESARKAFHDAFELDEKNTDAALQEVYTLALLGRADDARKTLERVRKQAPDDREIRLFIENKQLDRILEDPAFKDIAL; encoded by the coding sequence ATGAAGTTTCTCGTCCTGATTTCTCTCGCGTTGGCCCTCGCGCTGACGGGTGGCTGCAAGCCGAAGCCGAAGGAAATCCCCGCGCTGCAGCGAAAGGAAGCGGCCAACCTCGCGAGCGAGGCCCAGTTCGCCGTGGCGCTGAGAGACTATGCGCGTGCCGAACCGCTGTTTGAAAAAGCGGCGAAGCTTTGTCCCGACCAAGGGGACTATTGGGTGAATCTCGGCGTCGCGCGGAAGCGACAGGGCAACACCGCGGGCGCCAAGCAGGCGTATGAGAGTGCGCGCAAGGCGTTCCACGACGCCTTTGAGCTGGACGAGAAGAACACGGATGCGGCGCTGCAGGAGGTATACACGCTGGCGCTGCTCGGCCGCGCCGATGACGCCCGCAAGACGCTGGAGCGCGTGCGCAAGCAGGCGCCGGACGATCGCGAGATCCGGTTGTTCATCGAGAACAAGCAGCTCGATCGAATTCTCGAGGATCCGGCTTTCAAGGACATCGCGCTCTGA
- a CDS encoding HDOD domain-containing protein, which translates to MAHILLVDPADIARRAMRGVLARGSHRLATVSTVAEAWSFIQRNVAVDLVFLELKLEGENGIGLLQRLRADCFLKVIPVVIYTAAGDRDVVRQAMQLGVQNFLVKPYRDDYILAEVGKALANPWRNQHFEEEKSFCAMTGLTPDGLRAALKEVHASLQNIGPELLEHIKGENAPGAIGTIENTTTKGEAAGAWGIVELLNEVKGLVEQGLWPAAGGALSQLGFAERLIFAHLNPAVVPEDFVSPEERAKAEEARARAVWFNAEAEQRVPVVAWPQLQQQLDGLKGCPVVDSVAAAFQMAATGHPSSLAPLMDIAEKDPGLSAQLIVAANQVRKGENEPDHEPVENPRICVGLLGEIRLAAMASSLVRVDERYMDMPPCSWTSFWMFQVGVARMARYTCRYLEFHSLESRAYAAGLLHDIGKLLLLRLHPYGFQAIVDFARRRSVPIAAAEKFFLGCTTAEMGAYFAEKREFPASYGVVMRFVETPEAATEDAVLVASVSLARDLCRQNRVGWSGDPNVGGVKPIAETAGWQVLSGRVFPSFNLQKFETEAHAECRQLKRELHGQVHLPQL; encoded by the coding sequence ATGGCCCACATTCTCCTAGTTGATCCCGCAGATATTGCGCGGCGAGCAATGCGTGGAGTGCTCGCGCGCGGCAGCCATCGCTTGGCGACCGTGAGCACGGTGGCGGAGGCTTGGAGTTTCATTCAGCGCAATGTGGCGGTCGACCTCGTCTTCCTGGAACTGAAATTGGAGGGCGAAAACGGCATCGGGCTGCTGCAGCGGTTGCGGGCCGATTGTTTTCTCAAGGTGATACCGGTCGTGATCTACACCGCCGCGGGCGATCGCGACGTGGTCCGTCAGGCGATGCAACTCGGTGTCCAGAATTTTTTGGTGAAGCCGTATCGCGACGACTACATCCTGGCCGAGGTGGGCAAAGCGCTCGCGAATCCGTGGCGCAACCAGCACTTCGAGGAGGAAAAATCCTTCTGCGCGATGACCGGCCTGACGCCGGACGGGTTGCGCGCGGCGCTCAAGGAAGTGCACGCCTCCTTGCAGAACATCGGGCCGGAGCTGCTCGAACACATCAAGGGGGAGAACGCGCCAGGCGCGATCGGCACGATCGAGAACACCACCACCAAGGGAGAGGCGGCGGGCGCGTGGGGCATCGTGGAGCTGCTCAACGAGGTGAAGGGCCTCGTCGAGCAGGGGCTGTGGCCCGCGGCGGGCGGAGCGCTGAGCCAGCTGGGCTTCGCGGAGCGATTGATTTTCGCGCATCTAAATCCGGCGGTGGTCCCGGAAGATTTCGTCTCGCCCGAGGAACGCGCGAAAGCGGAGGAGGCGCGGGCGCGCGCGGTGTGGTTCAATGCGGAGGCGGAGCAGCGCGTGCCGGTGGTCGCCTGGCCGCAACTACAGCAGCAGCTCGACGGACTGAAGGGTTGCCCGGTGGTCGATTCCGTGGCGGCGGCGTTCCAGATGGCGGCGACCGGACATCCTTCGTCGCTCGCGCCGCTGATGGACATTGCGGAGAAGGATCCGGGGCTGTCGGCCCAGCTGATCGTCGCGGCGAACCAGGTGCGCAAGGGCGAGAACGAACCCGACCACGAGCCGGTGGAGAATCCGCGAATCTGCGTAGGGCTGCTCGGTGAGATCAGGCTGGCGGCGATGGCCAGTTCGCTCGTTCGCGTGGACGAACGCTACATGGACATGCCGCCGTGCAGCTGGACAAGTTTCTGGATGTTCCAGGTCGGCGTGGCGCGGATGGCGCGTTACACCTGCCGGTACCTGGAATTTCACAGCTTGGAATCGCGCGCCTACGCCGCGGGGCTGCTCCACGACATCGGCAAGCTCCTGCTGCTGCGACTGCACCCTTACGGCTTTCAGGCGATCGTCGATTTCGCGCGACGGCGGTCCGTGCCGATCGCGGCGGCGGAGAAATTCTTTCTCGGCTGCACCACCGCGGAGATGGGGGCGTATTTCGCCGAGAAACGCGAGTTTCCGGCGAGCTACGGGGTGGTGATGCGTTTCGTCGAAACCCCCGAAGCCGCCACCGAGGACGCGGTGCTCGTGGCGAGCGTATCGCTCGCGCGCGATCTCTGCCGGCAAAATCGCGTGGGCTGGAGCGGTGATCCGAACGTCGGTGGAGTGAAACCGATTGCGGAAACCGCCGGCTGGCAGGTGCTCAGCGGGCGCGTTTTCCCGAGTTTCAATTTGCAGAAATTCGAGACCGAGGCCCACGCGGAATGTCGGCAGCTCAAGCGCGAGCTGCACGGACAGGTGCACCTACCGCAGCTGTAG
- a CDS encoding GspE/PulE family protein produces MALGKIQSQIVAELTAMSRLTDEQREKIGALPGDMTGDALEKMLQDEYRITPFQLLVAKGRAFRLSPVNVARFKVLPDTFERIPQDFCQQNLVLPVGQVGDFLLVAFANPFEITLPTKIHEMTGKKVIRLLAREKDIRDKFVKSADQQPAGFDDVVEKIGEEYGVIAEAGSDDVTEESGPIIQLANRIIEDAYFAGASDIHVEPQEKEMMVRYRVDGMCSEKLRLPARVGPALVARLKIMCNLDIAERRLPQDGRIIFKQYTKKGLDLDLRVSTAPLNHGEGVVMRILDKQKTTLPLPMLGFTEENLGKYRECIRQPYGMILHCGPTGSGKSMTLYSALNEINTPDIVIRTAEDPIEYTLPGLNQMQMHRQIGLTFASALRAFLRQDPDVILVGEIRDKETADIAVEAALTGHLLISTLHTNDAPSTVARLTDMGIEPFMISSSLLCVCAQRLMRRVCKTCRVPYVPQGREDEILQKAIGWSGQIFKPNPKGCPKCNSTGYKGRVGIHELMVTNEELIEGINKQLETAEIKKIAVRGGMKTLHQDSLIKVRDGVTTMEEAIATVPPDL; encoded by the coding sequence ATGGCACTCGGCAAAATCCAGTCCCAGATTGTCGCGGAACTCACGGCCATGAGCCGGCTGACGGACGAGCAGCGGGAGAAGATTGGGGCGTTGCCCGGCGACATGACGGGTGACGCGCTCGAGAAGATGCTGCAGGACGAGTACCGGATCACGCCGTTCCAGCTGCTCGTGGCGAAGGGCCGCGCGTTCCGGCTGTCGCCGGTCAATGTCGCGCGGTTCAAGGTTCTGCCCGACACGTTCGAGCGCATCCCGCAGGATTTCTGTCAGCAGAACCTCGTGCTGCCGGTGGGGCAGGTGGGCGATTTCCTGCTGGTGGCGTTCGCAAATCCGTTCGAGATCACGCTGCCCACGAAGATCCACGAGATGACCGGCAAGAAGGTCATCCGGCTGCTCGCGCGCGAGAAGGACATTCGCGACAAGTTCGTCAAGAGCGCGGATCAGCAGCCCGCCGGCTTCGACGATGTCGTCGAGAAGATCGGCGAGGAGTATGGCGTCATCGCCGAGGCGGGCAGCGACGACGTGACAGAGGAATCAGGTCCGATCATCCAGCTCGCGAACCGGATCATCGAGGACGCGTATTTCGCGGGCGCGAGCGACATTCACGTCGAGCCGCAGGAAAAGGAGATGATGGTCCGCTATCGCGTGGACGGCATGTGTTCGGAAAAGCTCCGGCTGCCGGCGCGCGTGGGGCCGGCGCTCGTCGCGCGGCTCAAGATCATGTGCAACCTGGACATCGCCGAACGCCGGTTGCCGCAGGACGGCCGCATCATCTTCAAGCAATACACGAAGAAAGGCCTCGACCTCGACCTGCGCGTGTCGACCGCGCCGTTGAACCACGGCGAGGGCGTGGTGATGCGTATTCTCGACAAGCAGAAGACGACGCTCCCGCTGCCGATGCTCGGATTCACGGAGGAAAATCTCGGCAAGTATCGCGAGTGCATCCGCCAGCCCTACGGCATGATCCTGCACTGCGGCCCGACCGGCTCGGGTAAGTCGATGACGCTCTACTCGGCGCTGAACGAGATCAACACGCCGGACATCGTGATCCGCACCGCGGAGGATCCGATCGAATACACGCTGCCCGGCCTGAACCAGATGCAGATGCACCGGCAGATCGGGCTGACCTTCGCGTCGGCGCTGCGCGCGTTCCTGCGGCAGGATCCCGACGTGATCCTGGTCGGTGAGATCCGCGACAAGGAGACCGCGGACATCGCGGTCGAGGCCGCGCTGACCGGTCACCTGCTGATCAGCACGCTGCACACGAACGACGCGCCGAGCACGGTGGCGCGGTTGACGGACATGGGCATCGAGCCGTTCATGATTTCGTCGTCGCTGCTGTGCGTCTGCGCCCAGCGACTGATGCGGCGCGTCTGCAAGACCTGCCGCGTGCCTTACGTGCCGCAGGGTCGCGAGGATGAGATTCTGCAAAAGGCGATCGGCTGGAGCGGGCAGATTTTCAAGCCCAACCCCAAGGGCTGTCCGAAATGCAACAGCACGGGCTACAAGGGCCGTGTGGGTATTCACGAGCTGATGGTCACGAACGAAGAGTTGATCGAAGGCATCAACAAACAGCTCGAGACGGCGGAGATCAAAAAGATCGCCGTGCGCGGCGGCATGAAAACGCTGCACCAGGACAGTCTGATCAAGGTGCGGGATGGCGTGACCACGATGGAGGAGGCCATCGCGACGGTGCCGCCCGATCTGTGA
- the obgE gene encoding GTPase ObgE: MFVDECVVKLQAGDGGRGCISFRREKYEPWGGPNGGDGGRGGDVILLGDDDTNNLVDYKYQPHWNAERGEHGLGKDQHGKDGAHRVLKMPLGTVVIDEATGKPVAEVVEDGQQIVLCKGGNGGWGNTHFKTATTRAPKRANDGHPGERGTYRLVLKSIADVGLVGFPNAGKSSLTCLITRARPRTAAYPFTTLHPQIGIIDYPPDRHGRRRLRLADVPGLIEGASENRGLGHRFLRHIERCALLLVLIDMAGTDGRDPREDYKHLLRELELYDPALLKKPRLVAANKMDVEAAAANLSKFKRRHRTVDVLPLSCLTSEGIELLKKELLKRVTALRGREKVSPRARD, translated from the coding sequence ATGTTCGTCGACGAGTGCGTGGTAAAACTTCAAGCCGGTGACGGCGGGCGCGGCTGCATTAGCTTCCGGCGCGAGAAATACGAGCCGTGGGGCGGCCCCAACGGCGGCGACGGCGGCCGGGGCGGCGACGTCATTTTGCTGGGCGACGACGACACGAACAACCTGGTCGACTACAAATACCAGCCGCACTGGAACGCCGAGCGCGGGGAGCACGGGCTCGGCAAGGATCAGCATGGCAAGGACGGCGCGCACCGCGTTCTGAAGATGCCACTCGGCACCGTCGTGATCGATGAGGCCACCGGCAAACCCGTCGCCGAGGTCGTTGAGGACGGTCAGCAGATCGTGCTCTGCAAGGGCGGCAACGGCGGTTGGGGCAACACCCATTTCAAGACGGCCACCACGCGCGCGCCGAAGCGCGCCAACGATGGCCACCCGGGCGAGCGCGGAACGTACCGGCTGGTGTTGAAGAGCATCGCGGACGTCGGCCTGGTCGGTTTCCCGAACGCCGGCAAGTCCTCGCTCACCTGCCTGATCACGCGGGCGCGGCCGAGAACCGCGGCGTATCCGTTCACCACGCTGCATCCGCAGATCGGGATCATCGATTATCCGCCGGACCGGCACGGCCGCCGGCGCCTGCGGCTGGCGGACGTGCCCGGACTGATCGAGGGCGCGAGCGAGAACCGCGGACTCGGGCATCGCTTTCTGCGTCACATCGAGCGTTGTGCGCTGCTGCTCGTGCTGATCGACATGGCGGGCACCGACGGCCGCGACCCGCGCGAGGATTACAAGCATCTGCTCCGCGAACTGGAGCTTTACGATCCGGCGCTGCTGAAAAAGCCGCGGCTGGTGGCGGCGAACAAGATGGATGTCGAGGCGGCGGCGGCGAACCTCAGCAAGTTCAAGCGGCGCCATCGCACGGTGGACGTGCTACCGCTCTCGTGCCTCACCTCCGAGGGGATCGAGCTGCTCAAGAAAGAATTGCTAAAACGGGTGACGGCGTTGCGGGGTCGAGAAAAGGTGTCGCCTCGCGCCCGCGACTAA